A region of the Phaeodactylum tricornutum CCAP 1055/1 chromosome 1, whole genome shotgun sequence genome:
GCAGCCGTAACTAAACTCGTAAGCGCCGTCGTCCAAGGCCACAAGGACTGTTGTCCGAGGACCGTACAAGGCCACGAGGGAAGTCACCTGGTCTCGACCAGTAGCACCAAGAAGGCCAGTACTCTTGGGCCAAACACCAATCATGGTTCCAACGGCCCAGTTATTGTCAACAATAGACGATCCGTCTAGTGGATCCCAGCAGACGGTGTACTCGCCCTCCTTGTTCTCATCCACATTTCGAACAACGGGATCCTCTTCGGAAGCACCCTCCCGGATAACTGTAGACCTCTTTACAGCGTCCCAAATCAAGTTGTCGGCGATCATCTGCAACAAAGAAAGTACGTAAACATCAAAAACGAGCTTGCTGACATGCTGTGTCCTCAAACAGGACTTGTGGATTCTATTGTTTTACTTACATCCACGCTCAACTGCGCATCTCCGAAGTCGTTTATGTTGCCCTCGACCGTTACTAAAGCTGTGCGCAAGGCTTCTGTGATATCGGCACACACATCCAACATATCCGTGATGCATATTCTTAGCGTTTCGTCCATGCATTTGCTGCCCAAAACGTCGGCGAGAGCTTCGTAcgattctttcttttcttcggtGGTATAGAACGAACTACTAGACGCCCCGTAACTGTTTGCGGCCTTGTAATCCTCCTGCCGCTCCGATGCTGTCTTTCCTGAAGCTGCTTCCGGCATCTTTGTTTATTAGACCGAAGCAATCGAGGCCTCAAAGATGAtatgactgtgaatgacaGCGTTGCTGCGGACGAATGTCGGCATCGAGGTATCTCATCTCGGACGATTTTGTACTAATGTTAAACATGGCATCGAGAATTCCTTGATGGTGAAAGTCTATGGATGAATCTCGTTCATTCGGCTGACCCACGGACAAACTTGACAGCCACATTTATGTTACGTTCCAGTTTACCATAGCCCAGTATACATATATCCTTTTCGAATCTCGGAACGACGTATCTGGAATAATCGATAAGTTCTCTCGTGCTATTGACAAGTATCGTATATAATGGGTAGCCCTTGCTGTCGCTTTGTAATATTCGACAAGGAGCTCCTGTCTCTTTTACGACCTAGCTAGACGTACAATATACATCTGGATAGAGGTGCGAAAATGAAACAAACGTTAATTGTAAATGCAACACATTCCCAGGAATGATAACTGAAAACGGATTCCTCTAGACAATCTACAAGGTGAGGATGTAGTAAACGCTCTTGAATCATTCATTGCTCGCTGCGGTGTATGCGTCAATCACCTCTAAGACATCGTTCTTTGACCCCATAATCACTGGAACACGTTGATGTACCATTAGAGGCTGAATTTCCATGACACGCTGCATACCAGTAGTAGAGATACCACCCGCCTGCTCCATGATGAAAGACATTGGGGCTGCTTCGTATAACAAGCGAAGCTTACCAATGGGGTTCTCGTTGTCGGCGGGGTATCCAAACACGCCGCCGTACAATAGTGTGCGGTGAACATCGCCAACCATACTGCCAATATAGCGGCTGGAGAAGATCTTCCCACTCTTTCCCGTTCCTTCACGCCATGAATTGACAGTTTTGCGCATCGGTTCGTCCCACATTTCGAGCTTGGCTTCGTTAAAGGAGTAAATCGAAGAGCTCTCCGGAATCTGTACGCTAGGCTTCGACAAGATGAATTCCCCAATAGTTTCGTCCAAAGTAAAGATATAGACCCCGTTGCCAAGCGTCAATGCAAAGAAAGTTGATGACGAATAAAGGCAGTAGGCAGCCGCCACTAGATTGGTGCCGGGCTGTAACGTATTTGCCAAGCATTGTGCTTCTTGCTCCGTGCATTCTTCCGGCGTGCATTCGAGATTAGTATTGCAGCTTTCGTCGTGCTCGTAGACACCAATAATGGTCCCAGTTGGTATACCCGCATCCACATTGGAAGAGCCGTCCAGCGGATCAAAGACGGCTACATATTTTTCGCCTTCTTCaatcaaaatttccgaacCTCTATTATGGAGCCCACTCCTCAACAAGTCAACTGGCacatcttcctcttcggagGCCAACACTCCGAGCCGTCCGGTAAAACGCAATGCTCGTTTCAGCAAGTCGTTCGTGATGACATCGAGTTTCTGAAATAAAAGAGGTGGAGTTGATTGTGAATATATCGGATCGACTAAAATATCCAATGCTAAACGTGAAGTACCAAGCGTACAGCAACTGCACCTTTTGATCTTCGCCTTGTACATTTAGTGTACCTTCCAATCCTAGTGTGTCGCTGGAGGGAAGCTGAGATCGTTTGACGAGGTTGCTGATTGCCTTACAGGCCGTATCGATGGCTCCAAACAGTGTTGTGAGCTCTTTGAGGTCGGGGTTGAGCGTGGCGACTTCGTTCATAAAGCGCGTCAGCGTCACACCAGTGGTTTCGCAAACTTCGTCGAATACTGGAGCCTTGCTCACGGCGGCGCCAGCAGCCTGAGACAACGAAGCCGTAGCGAGTCGGGGACCATATCTAAAATACTGTGTGGCAGGGCTGGGACGAGTCGGCAGGAAAGCCCTTACTGAAATCGCCGAAAAAACGACAGGTAGCAGTGCAATCTTCATACTCCGAGAGCTACGTCCTCAAAACTGTAGACAACGCAGATTATGTGTCGATGCATGTGGAAACAAACTCTTTTGAGGAGATTACTGCAGTATAATTCTCTGGCAAGATTCTTGGATGAAAATAAATTATAACGCTTGTCAGCGACAGCAAGCCTCGCTCAGATCTGCTAAAAGAATTGCTTTAGTCATGTCACGAAGGGTGTTATTTGATTCGCAGGTTTGTGTCTTCATTTTTGTTCTGAATGAATAAAGAGTAAAGACGTTTTGCACTTTGGATAGACGAAAAGTTTAAGCTGCAATTTGTCCAAATTGAAGAAGTTACGACCTTCTAGCTAGTAAGGTAGATCTGCTGGCTCTGATATGTTTCCGTTTTGCTACCATTCTCGTCAAATAGGCGCAATTCTTGTGAAACGTCAGTTGTGTCCGTTTACCGACAATCATGATGTTTATTTTGAAGTCCCCGGCGCTTTGGTTGCTTCTTTACCCAGTTGTTGCTTTTACGGCGGCGAGGGCGAACTCGATTCGTCCAGCGGCCGCGTTATCTGTCTTCGATCTGTCGAGCGTGGAGGCAGTACCGTCTAGAAAGACCAAGGCCCCAATTTTCGATGAAGTTTGCGACACAACTGGAGTCACTCTCAAACGCTTCATGACCGAGGTTTCTCTACTGAATCCTGAAATCGAAGAGCTGACGACGCTGTTTGGTGCGATTGAAACCGCTTGCAAAGCCATTGCAAATCTTGTCAAGCGATCGCCGCTTCCCTCCAGTGACACGTTGGGTCTTCAGGGAGAAATCAACGTTCAAGGCGAAGACCAAAAGGTATGTTTTGTTATGAAAAACCCATCGCCGTTCTGTTTGAAAATTTATGGAATCAACGGTCTGACTGTTTGGTAGAAATTAGATGTGATCGCCAACGATATTTTGAAGCGAGCACTCCGCTTCACGGGCCGCCTCGGAGTCTTAGcctcggaagaagaggataCTCCCGTCGATTTGATGCCAAGGGATCCTAGTACCAAAAAAGTTCTAATCGATGAGGGAGAAAAGTATGTCGCTGTCTTCGATCCGCTCGATGGTAGCTCAAACGTTGATGCAGGCATACCGACAGGCACAATAATTGGGATATACGAGCACGACGAAACTTGCAAGATTGATCCTgatgctttggaagaggatcggaccaaacaagaaaacCTATGCCTCGCAAATACTCTGCAGCCCGGCACCAACTTGGTAGCAGCGGCGTACTGTTTATATTCTTCGTCAACATTTTTGGTGTTGACGCTGGGAGCTGGAACATATGGATTCACGCTAGATGAGACTATCGGTGAATTTGTCTTGAGCCATCCAAACATTAAGATTCCTGAATGCTCATCCATTATGTCGTTCAACGAGGCAAATACTCCCAGCTGGGATCGTCCGCTTCAAGACACTTTCGCAAAGTGGAGGACAGGGACAGGAAAGAGCGGCAAGAAATTTTCAAGTCGCTACATTGGTTCTATGGTAGGGGATGTGTAAGTCACCCGATTCCACATTTTTTCGATGGCTTTTTCCAGGCCCATCCTCTCACTCTCATTCCACCGTGTATCTTTCTACTTTAGCCATCGGACGCTCCTGTACGGAGGAGTTTTTGGGTATCctggcgacaaaaagaatccCAACGGGAAGCTACGCCTGCTTTATGAAGGAGCTCCAATGTCATTCATCATGGAACAGGCGGGTGGATTGTCGACCACTGGCACGCAGCGTGTCATGGAAATCTCCCCAGATACGGTCCATCAACGTGTGCCGATTATCATGGGATCCAGACAAGATGTCGAAGAGGTCATGGACGCCTATAAAAACTTTGGCATCGAATAAATATTATATAATTGTCAAGGGAAAGTATTGCAAATTAAGCACGTCTACAGATAAGATAAGATACTTGCAATACTGGCTATGAATACATAATTAAAGGCAAGGTGTAGCTTTGCCAAAAGAGCCTTGTTAACGTAAACTACTCAAACGCTCCACTGGCCAAATCGCCATCCTGCCCACCCACAGTGCTACCTTTTAACGACTTCTTCATCTCTTCCCGTACTTCCAACGTCCTCAGATTGTAGCCAATCGCGAGCTGCCACATACATAGTTGAGCCATGGCTTCGCTAGATTGCTCTGTAACCGTCTCGGGTCCTATTTCATCCTCCCCAATTCCGGTCATGACGGCTTTGACGAGGCCCTTCATAGCCACTAGTACGTCTGGACCCATAGTGTTGGTCAGTGATCGAAGCTCCTTTTCCGGGAGTGTTCGAATGTAGAGTAAGAGATCTTTGCGAAGAGCATCTTCCTTCGCGCTGCGCGTAATTTTGAGTTCATCTCTCAGTTGCGAGACTTCCGATCGCAGCTCGGACATGTACGCAGCCGCATCAACCTCCATTTGCAAACCGTTCGAATTGTCCACGTCGTTTTGGTTTTCTGGGTCGTCTAATGTGTTCTTCATTGAACCGGGATATCGGATGCGCAACTTTCCTCGAATTTTCCCCTTGAGCGTATCCATTTGTGTATCATCATTATCATCATCACtgccttcgtcgtcgactgCCGATAGCAAGCGTTCTGTGGACGGATTCACGGAGTGCCCATCGAGGCCCaagctttgttgaagacTCAACCTGTACTCTGCATTCTTAAACATGTAACCTGTCATTTGAAGCTGAAACATGAGAGACGCCAACCGCTGCCCGGTGGTGATAGTGGTAGTTTCGAACGCCATTTTGGGTAGGCCTCCGATTAGGCCGAGCACGGTCTGCCGCACAGCATTTTGTACCCGGGGATGTGCCGTCGAAGTGAACTTGCTAATGAGCTCGGATGGCGTAAGTCTGGATACGGCAGCTACATATGGATTTTTGGCAAGCTGCTCTGCGCTTAGCCCCGAGGTGAATAATCCCCCGTCTCCGTCGGGTCGAGTAAGTGCCGAGGATGACACATTCGATTTCTTCTCATCCACCACTATATCTTGCGCTTGCCCATTGCTGTCATCATTGACAAGTAAGCCATCGTCTGCTTCCTCATCGAAGGATATGGGTAGACTATTTTCACTCATGTACTCTCTTGCTTTTTGCAAACCTTCCGATTCTTTAAAGTTGGGATCTAAGAAGTCATCCCAGTCGTTCTTGTCACCATTATTTCCGGAAGAGGGTGGTGGGCCATCGCCGCCTACCGACGAACCCAAGACGGAATCTTTGGCTCTACAGAGAATTGGCAGCGGAACAAAAGCGCTGGAAATCTCGGTCGTAGACAAAACTAATATCATCAGCGCCACGCTGATTTCGTGGAAACGAGCTTTTCCCGATGCCATATTGACTCTCATGGTGACTACAGCATCAACTGGCGTCGATTACGTCTTCCAACTGTGGGCGATGGAAGTCCTTTTTGATACAACTCCACGTTTTGTATTCATCATTAGTCCTGTCGTGTTCTGATTCGGAGTGATCGCATCAGCGTCCGTCCGCTGCTCACCTTGCCACGTGGAAAACGCACGTCGGAGAGACTTTCATGGTGGGAGCCGAGGATtcgactttttcgttttgctATCGAAAATACTGTTCACAAACTTGACTGTTTCTCGGTTTGTCCGATTAACGTCTGAATCGGAAAAAAGTAATTTGATTCGTCCAAATGAACGCCAGCGAGGAAAATAGATTCTATCTTCTACAAGTCTTTGAACATGCATGCGATCCCGCACGCCATTTGAGGTGCTCGCCCAAACATTTTCCAATCACTCGAGTGTCGCCTCGGGAGTATgttacattaacagtaagagcTAGCCAATGTCCTTCCACCATCTCTTCCACCCAGTTACCGGAAGTTTAGTTGTGATTCTGGCTCGTGGATAGCAAATTGGCTTGGCGACAATCGTCCGAGCGCTGGACTACGCGGCAAAGACGAATTGACCGTTTCCGTCGCTCCTATTCCAACAAGTCAGTCGCCTACACCGCAGCAAACACAGAAAGGATGGTACAACGTGATGGAGTTTCCAAAGATTTCAACGATAAGCTTCTCATTCGGAGCCATTTACGACGCCGAACCGAAGATATTGCTTTTTGGCGCAAACGAGCGGGTTGGTATGACGATGACCAGTCCATGCGAGAATACAACAGTGGCGTCTACGATGCCTATTACCAggcagacgacgacggtaGTTACTACCTCCAAAGTAACGAAAGCAATGGCCAGGTTTCTACCAATAGCAATACTGCGGCAACAGTTTTCAAATTCGTAGCGTTCGCTGTGGTGACAGGCTTCTTCGCAATGCTAATTCGGGCGATTGGGCGACGAGCCCGGAAAGAGGCACCCAAAAACGCCGACAGGAAAGAACGCAGGCGATCGAATTCGAAAGACCCTTCACTTTCGCGTTCACTGTCCCGTTCGCGATCAAGATCGCGATCACGCTGTCGTAACGATGCATACGATTTGATGACGGATGCAGATGACGTAAGTCGTAGCAAGCGTTCCAGTAGGAGCAAGACTAGGCGCCCAAGCACAGGTCGCAGCACAAGTAGAACAAGAACGCCGTCCAGAACTCCCCGTGTAGATAACGAGGTCAAGATACATGAACCAATCCTTGTCTAAACATTTCGAAAAGAGAGTCAGCAACCAATTTGCGAATATACTTTAATAAAAGCATGCCACTGCTAGAACTTCATCGATATGTGCCCTCATTGTAGCATCTGCTGTTTCGCATTTTCATGTTCTCTATATAACCGTGGATCAGCGTCGGTTGACATGGTGTGGCCTCTCCGAATGAGAGGATCGTCGACTGGCTTTTTGGCTTGAAAGATGGACCGGAACACTCTTTCGTGAACAGCATCGCTCTCGACTCACTACATTGACAAGAAGCTATATGCATTTGCTACTTGCCTGCACGTTCTGCGTGGAAAGGGTAGAAGACAGTCACTATGTctcaaggccaacaattAACGTGTCGATGCAACGCATACGGTTTCACTACTACAGGATTCGTCTATGCCGACTTTACTTCCTCGTAGGCCCACTTGAGCCAGGGCATGAGAGCTTCGACATCCGCCTTTTCAATGGTCGATCCGCACCAGATCCGAATGGAGGGAGGAGCGTCGCGGTAACCACCAATATCAAAGGCGACGCCTTCCTTCTCCAGTTTGGCGACGAATGCCTTGATCTGTTCCGGGGTCAGGTCCAGTGTCAAACATACCGAAGTTGACGAACGGATAGAAGGATCTTTGGCCAAAAAGTCAATCCATTCGTTTTCGGCAACGAACTTTTCGAGGACGGCTAAATTGTCGAGACTAAGTTTCTTCAATCCTTCAACACCCCCGATGGACGAGGCCCACTGCAGGGCGTCAATGTAGTCTTCCACGGCCAACATACTGGGGGTGTTGATAGTGGCACCTTTGAAAATACCCGCTTCGAGCTTGCCCTTTTTGGCGAGCCGGAAAATCTTGGGCAAGGGACGGTTTTCCGGTGTGTAGGACTCGAGTCGTTTGACCGCACGGGGACTGAGAATGAGGACCCCGTGGGCACCTTCACCGCCCAAGACCTTTTGCCACGAATACGTCGTGACGTCGAGCTTGTCCCAGGGCATATCCATGGCGAAACATGCGGAGGTAGCGTCGCACAAAGTCAGACCCGTGCGATCGTCGGCGATGAAATCGCAACCGTCCCGGACGCGGACTCCCGAGGTGGTTCCGTTGAAGGTGAAGCAAATGTCGTTGGCGGGGTTGGTCTTGGTGAGATCCGGGAGTTCGCCATAATCAGCCGTGTGTTCCGTGACTTCGACGATGTCGCGCAATTTCAAATGACTGACGGCGTCGGCGAACCATCCCTTGCCGAAGGATTCCCAATGGCAAATGTCGATATTGCGGGCGCCGAGCATGTTCCACATGGCCATTTCGTAGGCTCCGGTATCGGAGGCGGGGACGATACCAACGAGATAGTCGTCGGGTACACCAAGGATACGCTTGGTTTCGTCAATGGCCAACGCTAGACGCTCCTTGCCGATTTTGGAGCGGTGCGAACGGCCCAAAGTCTGTTTGTCGAGAGTGGCAACATCGTAGCCCGGACGCTTTTTGCAGGGACCCGAGGAGAACTCCGGATTGACAGGCTGAGGTGGGTACAGAAAAGAGTCGCGGATGAGAGAAATTTGACTATAAAACAAAACGAGAGGAGCGATCCCGTGTGTGTTGTCGGAAGGATAGGCCTGCCTTCGCGCTCGATCTACGCAAGCTATACACGTACCTTGACGCTGGGAGCGGCACTCAAGAACCGAATGGCAGTAGCTCTGCTAGTTCGGACTGCGGGAGACGAACGTACAAAGGCGACTAGATTGGCGGTAGGAGCAAAACGCATCATGCTGTGTAGGACCGAAAGTGAGACGAAAGGTTCGAATCTTTGGATGTCTGTGGGTGGATGGGTGGCAGTTGTGGAATGTGTTGTGACCGGATCGAGGCGTCGATTGGCGCGTGTGATCCATCCAACTACCTCTCTACTGTGAGACACCACGCGGTGTGACGGAAAGGGAAGCTCGTGCCAACCGAACGAAGGAACGGGTCCCGACTTTCCGAACCATCCAAAGATTTGAATTTTGAAGCGGGACGTCACCAATGTTCACGTTCTCCATCCGGGTTGTTTTCGAGCAAAACGATTATCGGCAGTGCGATGCCGATGTAACTCCATGTTCGAACCTATGAACAAGCGTCCTCTGTTAGAATAGCTCCGGCGACTACCACCTTAGAAGATAGCTAGCTTCATTGAACAGATTTACCGTTACCTACACAGTAACGGTGTTTTCCCTCTTTTTCATGATATAATAAGTCCTACGCGAAGTGTTTGTATAGGCCAAGCATCCTTTCAAGCGCGGTTTCCATTGTCAAGCGATCATGGCCGATTGTTTTCCTGTTACGAACTGAAATCGGAAAGCTATCAGATCAATGTAAACACGGATGACTTTCGTGTTAGTTAGAGGTAGAACAAATAACAGAGCCGGTAGTTGAAATTTTTTTCTAACGGACTCAATGTAAGCGACATCCTCGTTGTGTACCAAAGAGAGTTCTCATCTCGGCTAATAAAAACGGATACCTAGCAGCCCCGACCGTATTTTGGTCAACGACTAGGATACCTATCGGTTGGAAAGCTTCTCATAAAAAAACACGGAATCGCTCAAAAAAAGAGTAGATCTAATCGAAAGCGTGTCGAAAGAAACCCGCTGTTGTCACAGAATTGGTGTTTTAAGTCAAGGGCCACAACAAAGTATGCTATAACCGTCATAAATTTCTTGTGAAAAAACAATGAAGAGCATCAAGGGGTCCGTAATTTTGTTTGCTGCCTTTATCGCTGCTCCTTTGATTGCAGCAGGCATTGATATTAGCAGCGATGAAAGCATCCTTTCCGAATTCTCCACAAATCCCATTGGCATTAGGGGACTAGCCAACAGGATCAAACGAACTCCAGTGATGCAGAGAACTCCAAAAACGAAAGCCCTTAGCAGAAGATCTGATTCCAAGAACAATAAAAGGTCGAATATCAAGATCAACAGAAAGCCTGAACCAGCCAACGCAATGGACGAAACCACTCCCAACCAGGACACGACATGTGCGTTGGAACCGACTGTCGTTGATTCGACTATCATTGTCGAGTTTAGTGGCAACACTGGCGAACCCCTCCCCGAGACGGAAAGAGCCGCGCTCCAAAACGCTGTCCTCACCTCGTACAATGAGCTGTTGGCGTCAGGCTGCGACTTTCCCTTCTTCCGAGAAGCCGTTGCTGTAACTATTTTAAACGAGAGTGGTGGCGGCGCCAACATTACCGCCCCGGCTCGAGCCTTGAAGGAAGACTCGCACTTCAGCATTTCAAATAGACGCGACTTGCGAAGGCTTTTTAAAAGACGTTTCACATTCGGTGTAACGGTCCGATGTAGAGGAGGATGCCCTCCCGAAACAACGGCGTTTACAGGAAACGTAGGCACGAAACGATGGCTTGGGGAACATCTTAAAGGCAGCTCCACAAAAGGATAACCGGCCGAAAAATCGGCGCCAAACCAGAAATCAGGCAATACGACCGCACCAAATCCCAAAGCGAGCAAGACGGCCGCACCTACTTCGGCACCTAAACAAACTTCCCCAAATACTCAGTGCAGATGCACCATTGGCATCGTGATTCCTCCAGCAGAAACAGATTTCACCGAGGTCTTTATCGAAAATGTTGCAGATCTCCAAGAAAGCCGAGAACTACCAGCAGAGCTTGGACTACCGGACGCAACAATTGAGCTCGAGCAACAAAGCTGTGAGGAGGAGTCGATTTTTGAGTCATTTGTTACGATTGATGTAAATGGCGACCCAAGCAACTTCACCAGTGTAGAAATCGACCTGATGGAGGAAATTTTTATTCAGTCGTACAATGATCTCAACGCCGACAATTGCGACCCCAATTTTCTGAGGATCCGGAatgcttcttttgttttaCCGGACGATCTCCCTGAATTGCCTGGTGGCGGCACCCGAACACTCGCTATACAACATCGCCGCGAGCGTTTCCTAAGGAAAATTGGGTTTCGATTCACTGCTTCTTGCTTCGACTGCCGAGGTGAGAGTTCTGTCTTTACAGGGAATATTGGCTCTCGATATTTGGAAGAGTCGACGTCACTGGTTGTGGATACGAGAAGGGGGCTTCAGGTGAATGTGCTTGAAGACTGCTTCTGTCCTGCGTTTGGCGTGGTTATTAATCGGCCTCCAACAGTTGAAGAATTCGAGGTAGCGTTTTCCGAGACATTTGTAGAAGTTAAAACGGAATCTGTGTTGTTTGAGGATATTGAATCGATCTCCAATGTCACGGAAGACAACGATGTCATCCTGGACCCCTCCCATGTTCCCACTACCGTACCGTCTCTGATGCCGTCGACTGAACCCTCACTGATGCCATCTGTTGCACCGTCGAGCAAACCGTCATCCCATTTCCCCTCTTTAACGCCATCGGCAAACCCATCGAAAGCTCCCACGTTCGCCCCAACTCCAGGATCGGCTCTTCCATCAGGGCCCTCACTCGGGTAGGTTCTTCCTCCTTTGTGATATTTGCAGTGGCACTGCAGCTTAATTTGGAATGCAGGGCTACGGCGCCATTGAAAGAAACGGATTTCGATGTCCCACATTATATCTGTCCAATGAAAAAGAGTGGAAGTTGACGTCCCGACAATAAGGAACCCTGGGGTACTGTTAGGGAATGACTTCAGACCCACGACTTGCGTGTTTTCTGTTTGGTCGCGGATACGATCCATGCTGACGCTCAACGTTCGCAGTGCGGGACACCAACAATTCCCACACCCATCCATCAATTCCGAAAAACGAACCGCGCACGGCGCGTAATATCGAGAAAGATACGGATTACACTTTATCCTggtttcatttttttctGCATTTACCCCCGATCCTTTTTCAACATCCACAAACGCCAATTAGTAGTTATCTGTCGTCATACCAGCAAGTACCTAGTACTTTTCTTCTAgttttggaattggaagagTGTTCCAGTAGAGAGACAGGCAGTAAGTAAACTACGTTAGACTGACGTTGTTAGTTCAACAAGGTGAGTGCGTCGAAAaaggattgactgtgagtgactGTGCTAGAGTACGAGCGCCTCGGTCATCGTCGCCGAGACTTTTTCTTGATCAATGAACAAGTGGGAACGGGATGATGTGAGGTATTGGAAGTCTGGATTGACTGTGCGTGCAGTATCATCCTCGGGGCCTGACGacgtccacgacgacgagactTGGAACGAACGGAATCGtggatttgtttgtttctCGCCGTATTGGTTGTGTTCGTACGCTACCTAGTGTGTCTTTCACCGACTGTGAGTCAATTATTGTCTCGTGTTCCCGACGATGTGTAATTATCTCCTTCCACCGCATCGTCGGGATACGCGAGGACCCAACAGACCAGGACCCTCCATCGTGCGCGTTTCGGTTCACGAGGGTCTCGGATCGAAGGAACGGATCCGTTTGTTTCGCCGAACTAAAGTCGTCAATAGCACAACCGCCGGGTGATTTGATGTTATCTTGATCTTCGAATGTCCGACAACGGTCATTCGCAATTATTGTTTCTGTGTTTCCGACTTCGGGGGGGATGCGTTGGATTGTGCCTCCCTGTCCATTATGGACCACCGATCTTGTCAAATGTCCCAGGGCATAATTCGGGCCCCCTCGCAGTTTCGAACTCCTCGTATATTCTGTCGACTGACACGCATTCCTCTCTGCCCCTCGTCGGTACAGACACACACCACGTTTGGGTCCAAACCAGCGAGCGCGACTCGAGCGATTTCGGGAGTGGCAGTCGGCGACATCGGAATTTTCTCCTCGCTCCCCCAGAAAATCGATTTGACTTGACGCTTTTGTTCCGAAACCCAACAGCCGAGAGAGACAATCCTCATCGTCTGGTATTGTTGATTGTCGACACCAACGATCATCACCATGGTACCCGACACTCGGAGCATCCTGGATGAAACGCCTACCCCTCTGCGGAACGATCCGAGGCGTCCAAGTGGAGAAGAATCTTTGAACGGTCCCAGTTGCCACAGTGCGTCCTTGTCGGAACAGGGACCGCATCTTCCACACAGGGCCGTCATTGAATCGATCACATCAACACGATTCATCGACGATACGCACAACAACGAATCATCGTCTGGGGTCCCGACGACCCCTTTGGAAGCCAACGTATTGGTACACGTAAACGTACCTGTAAGCACACACGCGCACTCACCGGACATTACCAACGTGTCAGCTCCCAATCAAGCATTATCCAAACCCAAGTTGACGCTTTCCGCCTTTCGCCGTCCCGAGCAAACGGTGCGTTTGACAACGTCGGATCCGCACTGTCTTTGCGAATCCGTTTACGATCTACACACGCCCGGTTGTTCCGGGGTGTTGGGACATGGCGCTTTTTCTACCGTAC
Encoded here:
- the PSAT gene encoding phosphoserine transaminase (phosphoserine transaminase.Involved in amino acids metabolism), whose translation is MMRFAPTANLVAFVRSSPAVRTSRATAIRFLSAAPSVKPVNPEFSSGPCKKRPGYDVATLDKQTLGRSHRSKIGKERLALAIDETKRILGVPDDYLVGIVPASDTGAYEMAMWNMLGARNIDICHWESFGKGWFADAVSHLKLRDIVEVTEHTADYGELPDLTKTNPANDICFTFNGTTSGVRVRDGCDFIADDRTGLTLCDATSACFAMDMPWDKLDVTTYSWQKVLGGEGAHGVLILSPRAVKRLESYTPENRPLPKIFRLAKKGKLEAGIFKGATINTPSMLAVEDYIDALQWASSIGGVEGLKKLSLDNLAVLEKFVAENEWIDFLAKDPSIRSSTSVCLTLDLTPEQIKAFVAKLEKEGVAFDIGGYRDAPPSIRIWCGSTIEKADVEALMPWLKWAYEEVKSA
- a CDS encoding predicted protein, with the protein product MKSIKGSVILFAAFIAAPLIAAGIDISSDESILSEFSTNPIGIRGLANRIKRTPVMQRTPKTKALSRRSDSKNNKRSNIKINRKPEPANAMDETTPNQDTTCALEPTVVDSTIIVEFSGNTGEPLPETERAALQNAVLTSYNELLASGCDFPFFREAVAVTILNESGGGANITAPARALKEDSHFSISNRRDLRRLFKRRFTFGVTVRCRGGCPPETTAFTGNKSGNTTAPNPKASKTAAPTSAPKQTSPNTQCRCTIGIVIPPAETDFTEVFIENVADLQESRELPAELGLPDATIELEQQSCEEESIFESFVTIDVNGDPSNFTSVEIDLMEEIFIQSYNDLNADNCDPNFLRIRNASFVLPDDLPELPGGGTRTLAIQHRRERFLRKIGFRFTASCFDCRGESSVFTGNIGSRYLEESTSLVVDTRRGLQVNVLEDCFCPAFGVVINRPPTVEEFEVAFSETFVEVKTESVLFEDIESISNVTEDNDVILDPSHVPTTVPSLMPSTEPSLMPSVAPSSKPSSHFPSLTPSANPSKAPTFAPTPGSALPSGPSLG